From Ruminococcus sp. HUN007, a single genomic window includes:
- a CDS encoding histidinol-phosphate transaminase: MLDTPVIKAKRLNGQKWYEIDDIQDLDIAESIFTPDDDERVKLMQGRYGGYWRYPKLLDFCYLVNPYFPPAKLKDELRASFDTLLTEYPSGMRVNSLLAAKNFSVRQENILVGNGAAELIKSLMGFLSGKVGFIRPTFDEYPNRYSKENSIDFTPANSDYSYTADDLIAYFGDKDIRNLIVVNPDNPSGNYIPKADLLKLIAWSKNKGISLVIDESFVDFADEPDNTLIDQVILSNNPHLFVMKSISKSYGVPGLRLGVLASGNTDVISSMKKDVAIWNINSFGEFYMQIEEKYRNDYASALVQIRNERSRFENLLATVKGVRVIHSQANFVMVELDETISPKALLKTLLIKHEVLIKELTTKTNGRNYLRLAVRNSEDNDRLINAMKEELGEI; this comes from the coding sequence ATGCTTGATACTCCAGTAATAAAAGCTAAGCGTCTTAACGGACAAAAATGGTACGAAATTGATGACATACAGGATCTTGATATTGCAGAATCAATTTTTACGCCTGATGACGATGAACGTGTAAAATTAATGCAGGGACGTTATGGCGGATACTGGCGTTATCCTAAACTTCTTGATTTTTGTTATCTTGTAAATCCATATTTTCCACCTGCAAAGCTGAAGGACGAACTTCGAGCAAGCTTTGATACGTTATTAACAGAATACCCTTCAGGAATGAGAGTAAATTCCCTTCTTGCTGCCAAGAACTTTAGTGTTCGTCAGGAAAACATACTTGTCGGTAATGGCGCTGCTGAACTGATTAAGTCCTTAATGGGATTTCTTAGCGGTAAAGTTGGTTTTATCAGACCTACATTTGATGAATATCCAAATAGATACAGCAAGGAAAACTCTATTGATTTTACACCTGCTAATTCAGATTATTCATATACAGCTGATGATTTGATTGCTTATTTTGGCGATAAAGATATCAGGAATCTGATTGTGGTTAATCCAGATAATCCAAGTGGTAACTATATTCCGAAAGCAGATTTGCTCAAATTAATTGCATGGTCAAAAAATAAAGGAATATCCCTTGTTATTGATGAATCATTTGTTGATTTCGCTGATGAACCTGATAATACGCTTATTGATCAGGTTATACTATCAAATAATCCTCATCTTTTTGTTATGAAGTCTATTTCAAAATCATATGGTGTTCCAGGTCTTCGTTTAGGTGTTTTAGCATCTGGTAATACTGATGTCATTTCATCAATGAAAAAGGACGTAGCTATATGGAATATTAATTCCTTTGGTGAATTCTATATGCAAATAGAAGAAAAGTATAGGAATGATTATGCATCAGCACTTGTACAGATACGTAATGAGAGAAGCAGATTTGAAAACCTTCTCGCAACAGTTAAGGGTGTAAGAGTTATTCACTCTCAGGCGAATTTTGTGATGGTTGAACTTGACGAAACTATCTCTCCGAAGGCTTTACTGAAGACTCTGTTAATCAAGCATGAAGTTCTTATCAAGGAATTAACGACTAAGACAAACGGACGTAACTATCTTCGTCTTGCTGTAAGAAATTCTGAAGACAATGATCGACTGATAAATGCTATGAAGGAAGAACTTGGAGAAATATAA
- a CDS encoding sulfatase-like hydrolase/transferase, which yields MNVMNENKKKSNFLTKIDKAGLTKNTLISLAVTLIFCVITPIDVILINQNNFSVSYSEMISCIVLPAILVLFVCFMLMNVLYTINRKIYEIFKMLILCVTVSFYCQELFMNGKMVRSDLGTTIGNITYVEESLNVLIHFIMIFFPTVLLSYYLFAQSSKNETDVFAHIDHKFIKNKLPVIIMGCILIMKSVGLVSDFVNFNPEKYDSKGNSNGRFFSYEPTVSFSKENNIYVFIMDRFDSFWCDEFLETYPEVKDELEGFTFYQNNISAYTNTFPSITNMFTHIDYDGSEWYEYFDKAWSGENVFSVLNNNEYKVNLILDESATYGSSSRLSPFCDNTMVPEDLEREIDEKKLREIIFKLSFLRMVPYTFKYRLDNALSDIMNQTYIVYRSEDLDKIHMGKVGLKSDEKIYDYTEKASFNAYSENKVVTAIHLNGAHDTNKALNQKIVFSNNGDNIYKTIRANFETVLRYIRASKDLGVYDNTTFIILGDHARAPESYYDNNNQNKLKKPLVTALLVKPPHTSQFEFKTDDKSQLSNTMLFASILEYAGIDHSKYGDSFNDIIKSKKDVPRKFHTYLWHGVGKVDSLHEYVVNGDARDFSNWELADTN from the coding sequence ATGAATGTGATGAATGAAAATAAAAAAAAATCAAACTTTCTAACCAAAATCGATAAAGCAGGTTTGACAAAAAATACTTTGATCAGTCTGGCTGTCACATTGATTTTCTGCGTGATTACACCGATAGATGTGATCCTTATTAATCAGAATAATTTTAGCGTGAGTTATTCAGAAATGATTTCATGTATTGTGCTGCCTGCAATTTTAGTGCTTTTTGTTTGCTTCATGCTTATGAATGTACTATATACTATAAATCGAAAAATTTATGAAATATTTAAGATGTTGATTCTTTGTGTTACTGTTTCTTTTTATTGTCAGGAATTGTTTATGAATGGGAAAATGGTCAGAAGTGATCTTGGGACGACAATAGGAAATATAACATACGTAGAGGAATCGTTGAATGTATTGATACATTTTATAATGATTTTTTTCCCAACCGTTTTGCTTTCGTATTATCTTTTTGCTCAAAGCTCAAAAAACGAAACGGATGTTTTTGCTCATATTGATCATAAGTTTATAAAAAACAAATTACCTGTTATTATTATGGGTTGTATTTTAATAATGAAATCAGTTGGTTTGGTTTCTGATTTTGTAAACTTTAATCCGGAAAAATATGATAGTAAAGGAAACTCAAATGGAAGATTTTTTTCTTACGAACCAACAGTTTCTTTTTCAAAGGAAAATAATATTTATGTTTTTATAATGGACAGGTTTGACAGCTTCTGGTGTGATGAGTTCTTGGAGACATATCCGGAAGTAAAAGATGAGCTTGAAGGATTTACGTTTTATCAGAACAATATTTCTGCTTACACAAATACATTTCCGTCTATCACGAACATGTTTACACATATTGATTATGACGGCTCAGAATGGTATGAATATTTTGATAAAGCGTGGAGTGGCGAAAATGTATTTTCTGTTTTAAACAATAATGAATACAAGGTCAATCTAATTCTTGATGAAAGCGCTACATATGGTTCTTCTTCACGTTTGTCACCATTTTGCGATAATACCATGGTTCCTGAAGATCTTGAAAGAGAGATCGATGAAAAGAAATTAAGGGAGATCATTTTTAAACTGTCTTTTTTACGAATGGTTCCTTATACTTTCAAATACAGACTGGATAATGCGCTGAGTGATATAATGAACCAGACTTATATTGTGTACAGATCAGAAGATCTTGATAAAATCCATATGGGGAAAGTTGGACTTAAATCTGATGAGAAGATATATGATTATACAGAAAAAGCTTCATTTAACGCTTATTCCGAAAATAAAGTCGTTACCGCTATTCATTTAAACGGTGCTCATGATACTAATAAAGCATTGAATCAAAAAATTGTTTTTTCAAATAATGGTGATAATATATATAAGACAATAAGAGCCAATTTTGAAACAGTATTAAGATATATAAGAGCCTCAAAAGATCTTGGAGTATATGATAATACGACGTTTATAATTCTTGGAGACCATGCCAGAGCACCAGAATCATATTATGACAACAATAACCAAAATAAATTAAAAAAACCGCTTGTTACAGCACTTTTAGTAAAACCTCCGCACACTAGTCAGTTTGAATTTAAAACAGATGATAAAAGCCAGTTGTCTAATACAATGTTGTTTGCAAGTATACTTGAATATGCAGGAATTGATCATAGTAAATATGGCGACTCGTTTAACGATATTATAAAATCAAAAAAAGATGTGCCACGCAAATTCCATACCTATCTTTGGCATGGAGTAGGAAAGGTAGATTCACTTCATGAATATGTAGTAAATGGTGATGCACGTGATTTTTCAAATTGGGAATTAGCAGATACTAATTGA
- a CDS encoding CDP-glycerol glycerophosphotransferase family protein: protein MNLKLFVRRKIRNTENTANAKKKITGAFSQTEKKQLMVYSEQNGFYKYFSGIIDYICEHSDIVIHYVTSDPDDLIFKDEREQIKAYYVASDRYLIPLFMKLDADMCLMTMPDLEKYHIKRSRVRDDVEYVFVCHGIGSITTYRRGALDWFDTVLCPNADQEKEIRAYEKLYGTPEKLLVETGYPLIDQMIREYQNTEHEKHDVPQIIIAPSWQKDNIIDMCLEELLDGLLKSGFQIIVRPHPQQVRHEPERFEMLKTRYNDYGNVEIETDFSKNRNVFESDILITDWSGIAFEYAFVTRKPVVYIDTPMKVMNNDYEQIGIEPLNKTIRTSIGEVIPVEQVSEARQIIEKMIDSKDYYEEKITQELEKHLYNVGRSSEISGRYIIKALKKRI, encoded by the coding sequence TTGAACTTAAAGCTCTTCGTCAGAAGAAAGATCAGGAATACAGAAAATACAGCAAACGCGAAAAAGAAGATTACAGGCGCTTTTTCGCAAACGGAAAAAAAACAGCTTATGGTCTATTCTGAACAGAATGGCTTTTACAAATACTTTTCCGGAATAATAGACTATATCTGTGAACATTCTGATATAGTTATTCATTATGTAACAAGCGATCCTGATGATCTGATATTTAAGGATGAACGTGAGCAGATAAAAGCGTACTATGTAGCAAGTGACCGTTATCTGATACCGTTGTTTATGAAACTTGATGCCGATATGTGTCTGATGACTATGCCTGATCTTGAGAAGTATCATATCAAACGTTCAAGAGTTCGTGACGATGTGGAATATGTCTTTGTATGTCATGGAATAGGGAGCATCACTACTTATCGCCGTGGAGCACTTGACTGGTTTGATACGGTGCTTTGTCCTAATGCTGATCAGGAAAAAGAAATACGTGCTTACGAAAAACTGTACGGAACTCCGGAGAAACTTCTGGTTGAAACAGGATATCCGTTGATTGATCAAATGATCAGGGAATATCAGAATACAGAACATGAAAAACATGATGTTCCTCAGATAATCATTGCTCCTTCTTGGCAGAAGGACAATATAATTGATATGTGCCTTGAAGAACTTCTGGACGGACTTTTAAAATCTGGTTTTCAGATTATAGTGCGTCCTCATCCGCAGCAGGTAAGACACGAACCAGAACGTTTTGAAATGCTGAAAACAAGGTATAATGATTATGGTAATGTTGAAATCGAAACTGATTTTTCCAAAAACAGAAATGTTTTTGAATCGGATATTCTGATAACAGACTGGTCAGGTATTGCGTTTGAGTATGCCTTTGTAACCAGAAAGCCGGTTGTTTATATTGATACACCGATGAAGGTTATGAACAATGATTATGAGCAGATAGGTATTGAACCGCTTAATAAAACTATCAGAACATCTATTGGTGAAGTTATTCCTGTTGAACAGGTATCTGAAGCCAGGCAGATAATTGAAAAAATGATTGATTCAAAAGATTATTATGAAGAAAAGATAACGCAAGAACTTGAGAAACACTTGTACAATGTCGGTCGAAGCAGTGAAATTAGTGGAAGGTATATTATCAAGGCACTGAAAAAAAGAATATAG
- a CDS encoding leucine-rich repeat protein yields MKLTKKIMSGVTALLLVCGMAGVTGTDFIGINDSSVIVSAADLESGDFTYKLDKEGKNVTITGYKNTGVTSLEIPGVIDEKPVVEIGSGAFSKCTALSDVKIPASVVSIGNTAFSNTAVGSVTLPAGVKLGTGIFSNCKYLLEAVIEDGVTEIPASTFSKCTMLSSVSMPSSVETIGKSAFQGCSNLKKTGIGSGVKTIDASAYADCSSLESFTAPAGLETLGDSAFKNGVQLAEIKLNDKLKKIGVSAFEGCTTVTEITIPASVEEVGKGAFKGCSSLDKLLVNSTVLTIPESLCENDSSLLCFVVPKEITKIDKNAFKGCKNLLYVQVDKDTALADIAEGAFQNCTALRGLGTENADGIVQKIKEDKLDIIVGIESPASLNSIGKNAFSGCSNLTYVNLNKVSVLGTGCFSNCISMTNVTIPESITSIPESAFSGCSVLKDLKLNCSKLETIGKSAFAKCVSLPSVTMPDAVQSIGESAFSGDEALVSVKLGSGLKNIGKSAFTKCTSLKEISIPDAVTAVEDGAFSSCTSLEKVKFPSNPKFIVINKSTFAGCTALDNVTIPDSVLGIDQAAFQGCASLSKIELSDNVTGIGGSAFEACTSLASVKLGKRTDGLGAKAFAKCTSLTSIDIPDTVKILGDEKGNGSVFDGCTSLETANIGAGSAITKMGSSTFANCSSLKTVNMPSGLTDMGKSVFKNCTVINDITIPAGVLELPAETFSGCSELTKVTLPDLYKIGDSAFLKCISLENMPVPATVNEIGKSAFNGCTALRTVDFGKVLQTIGDSAFSGCTSLVGSDPKAEDEKNYLFIPESVNTINANAFKGCSVLSNVKFAINPDNDYTSESTKNKYIKSIGGTAFSGTNLPGIELPDSITLIGKNAFGYDSKGKAVEGFTLVCANKENAAVVKYAGTQFAVSDKASDIPEPNATAKPTTTPKPTSSPKTPSTPATSATATPTAAPGSIIYGDINGNGLVDITDLSSLAIKLVDKQTFTADETKRADVDGDGKVTILDLATVRQFVSHVIDKLGPNK; encoded by the coding sequence ATGAAACTAACAAAAAAGATTATGTCCGGAGTTACAGCGCTGCTGCTTGTTTGCGGTATGGCAGGTGTAACAGGTACTGACTTTATCGGTATTAATGACAGCAGTGTAATAGTCAGCGCTGCTGATCTGGAGTCTGGCGATTTCACTTATAAACTTGATAAGGAAGGAAAAAATGTTACTATCACCGGTTACAAAAACACTGGAGTAACTTCTCTTGAGATTCCTGGTGTGATCGATGAAAAGCCGGTCGTTGAAATCGGTTCAGGTGCTTTTTCAAAGTGTACAGCACTCAGCGATGTAAAGATTCCGGCATCCGTTGTTTCTATAGGTAACACAGCATTCAGTAATACGGCAGTGGGCAGTGTTACTCTTCCGGCAGGGGTTAAACTCGGTACAGGTATTTTTTCAAACTGTAAGTATCTTCTTGAGGCTGTTATTGAAGACGGTGTAACTGAGATTCCGGCTTCAACTTTCAGCAAGTGTACAATGCTTTCATCAGTTTCTATGCCGTCAAGTGTTGAAACAATAGGTAAAAGCGCTTTTCAGGGCTGTTCTAATCTTAAGAAGACTGGTATCGGTTCAGGGGTAAAGACGATCGATGCATCTGCTTATGCTGACTGTTCATCACTTGAATCATTCACAGCTCCTGCAGGGCTTGAAACACTCGGCGATTCTGCATTCAAGAATGGTGTTCAGCTTGCTGAAATAAAACTCAATGATAAACTTAAAAAAATCGGAGTCAGTGCTTTTGAAGGCTGTACTACTGTAACTGAAATAACAATTCCTGCTTCAGTTGAAGAAGTGGGCAAGGGCGCTTTCAAGGGCTGTTCTTCACTTGATAAGCTTCTTGTCAACAGCACGGTGCTTACAATACCTGAATCGCTCTGCGAAAACGATTCAAGCCTTTTATGCTTTGTCGTACCAAAGGAAATCACCAAGATCGACAAGAATGCATTCAAAGGCTGTAAGAACCTTCTTTACGTGCAGGTAGACAAGGACACTGCTCTTGCTGATATAGCTGAAGGCGCTTTCCAGAACTGTACTGCATTACGCGGACTCGGTACAGAAAATGCTGACGGTATCGTTCAGAAAATCAAGGAAGACAAGCTTGATATCATAGTTGGTATCGAATCTCCTGCATCTCTGAATTCAATTGGGAAGAATGCATTCAGCGGATGCTCAAATCTTACTTATGTGAACCTCAATAAGGTATCCGTACTTGGTACAGGCTGCTTCAGCAACTGTATCAGTATGACGAATGTAACGATTCCTGAAAGTATTACCAGTATTCCTGAAAGTGCTTTCTCAGGCTGTTCTGTACTTAAGGACCTTAAGCTTAACTGCAGTAAGCTTGAAACAATAGGAAAGAGCGCCTTTGCTAAATGCGTATCGCTTCCGTCTGTAACCATGCCTGATGCTGTTCAGAGTATTGGTGAAAGTGCTTTTTCAGGCGATGAGGCTCTTGTATCTGTTAAACTTGGTTCCGGACTTAAAAATATTGGTAAATCAGCATTTACCAAGTGTACTTCACTTAAGGAAATTTCGATTCCTGATGCAGTAACAGCAGTTGAGGACGGCGCATTCAGTAGCTGTACTTCACTCGAAAAGGTGAAATTCCCTTCAAATCCGAAGTTTATTGTTATAAATAAGAGCACTTTTGCAGGATGTACGGCTCTTGACAATGTTACAATTCCGGATTCAGTACTTGGTATTGATCAGGCTGCTTTCCAGGGCTGTGCATCACTTTCAAAGATAGAACTTTCTGATAATGTTACAGGTATAGGCGGAAGTGCTTTCGAAGCTTGTACTTCTCTTGCTTCTGTAAAACTCGGTAAAAGAACAGACGGACTTGGAGCCAAAGCTTTTGCTAAGTGTACCAGTCTTACCTCTATCGACATTCCTGACACTGTCAAGATACTTGGCGATGAAAAGGGTAACGGCAGCGTATTTGATGGCTGTACTTCACTTGAAACAGCAAATATCGGCGCCGGAAGTGCAATAACCAAGATGGGTTCATCTACGTTTGCAAACTGTTCATCACTGAAAACTGTAAATATGCCGTCCGGTCTTACCGATATGGGTAAATCAGTTTTCAAGAACTGTACAGTAATAAATGACATTACAATACCGGCCGGAGTACTTGAACTTCCTGCTGAGACATTCTCAGGCTGCTCAGAACTTACAAAGGTAACGCTTCCTGATCTTTACAAGATAGGCGACAGTGCATTCCTGAAGTGTATTTCACTTGAGAATATGCCTGTTCCGGCAACTGTAAATGAAATTGGCAAGAGTGCATTCAACGGCTGTACTGCTCTCAGAACAGTAGATTTCGGTAAGGTGCTTCAGACAATAGGTGACAGTGCTTTCAGCGGCTGTACATCACTTGTTGGTTCAGATCCGAAGGCTGAAGATGAGAAAAACTATCTCTTTATCCCTGAAAGTGTAAATACTATCAATGCGAATGCGTTTAAGGGCTGCTCTGTTCTTTCAAATGTTAAGTTTGCGATTAATCCTGACAATGATTACACAAGCGAGTCAACAAAGAACAAGTATATCAAGAGCATTGGAGGTACAGCTTTTTCAGGTACTAATCTCCCTGGAATCGAACTTCCGGACAGCATAACTCTTATCGGTAAAAATGCATTTGGATATGACAGTAAGGGAAAAGCGGTTGAGGGCTTTACTCTGGTATGCGCCAATAAGGAAAATGCTGCAGTTGTAAAGTATGCAGGAACTCAGTTTGCGGTTTCCGATAAAGCTTCTGATATTCCTGAACCTAACGCAACAGCCAAGCCGACAACAACACCGAAGCCTACATCTTCGCCGAAGACACCGTCAACACCAGCTACGTCGGCTACCGCTACTCCGACAGCAGCACCTGGCAGCATTATTTACGGTGATATAAACGGCAACGGATTGGTTGATATAACTGATCTTTCATCACTTGCGATCAAACTGGTTGACAAGCAGACTTTCACTGCTGATGAAACAAAGAGAGCAGACGTTGACGGAGACGGTAAGGTTACGATTCTGGACCTTGCTACTGTCAGACAGTTCGTATCACACGTAATCGATAAGCTCGGACCTAATAAATAA
- the yidC gene encoding membrane protein insertase YidC, whose amino-acid sequence MSRIIDFLIGLLGHIMSFCYGLTGNYGLSIILFTLITKLFLFPIGLLTQKNAIRMAQLQPELDQLRMKYVDDKDKFADAQLELYKKYKYNPFLDVLPLCLQIPLVLGLIGVVYRPLNFILHLDEQVISTLKERLFALTGETDAGNLYQMKIIEAVRTGAVSPEGISEEAVNRIMNFSMFFAGIDLGRVPYQHILDPVMIVAVFAGISAALLCFAQNKINVLQMAQGKTNKILTTLFMVSFSLYFAMIVPGSIGLYWIAGNLFAIPVMLLTNTVLPPKKICGLRALT is encoded by the coding sequence ATGTCTCGAATAATTGATTTTCTTATCGGCCTGCTCGGACATATAATGAGTTTTTGCTATGGGCTTACCGGTAATTATGGATTAAGTATAATACTTTTTACGCTTATTACCAAGCTTTTTCTTTTTCCAATCGGTCTTCTTACTCAGAAAAACGCTATAAGAATGGCACAGCTTCAGCCTGAACTTGATCAGCTGAGGATGAAGTATGTTGACGATAAGGATAAATTTGCAGATGCACAGCTTGAACTATACAAGAAATATAAGTACAATCCTTTCCTTGATGTTCTTCCGCTTTGTCTTCAGATACCGCTTGTACTCGGGCTGATTGGTGTTGTTTACCGTCCTCTGAATTTTATTCTTCATCTTGATGAGCAGGTTATAAGCACTCTGAAAGAGCGGCTTTTTGCATTGACTGGCGAAACTGATGCAGGTAATCTGTATCAGATGAAGATAATTGAAGCAGTTCGTACAGGGGCTGTATCTCCTGAAGGTATATCTGAGGAAGCTGTAAACAGAATAATGAACTTCAGCATGTTTTTTGCTGGTATCGATCTTGGACGAGTACCTTATCAGCATATTTTGGATCCTGTAATGATAGTGGCGGTTTTTGCAGGAATTAGTGCTGCTCTTTTATGTTTTGCTCAGAACAAGATCAATGTGCTGCAAATGGCACAAGGTAAAACGAATAAGATTCTCACAACATTGTTTATGGTTTCTTTTTCTTTATACTTTGCAATGATCGTACCGGGCAGTATTGGACTATACTGGATTGCCGGGAATCTTTTTGCTATACCTGTAATGTTACTGACCAATACAGTTCTCCCTCCCAAAAAAATATGTGGATTACGAGCGCTTACTTGA
- a CDS encoding NAD/NADP-dependent octopine/nopaline dehydrogenase family protein: MRITIVGGGNIGTQFAVHCAEKCHDVIVYTSAPDLYDGCLNIVDENGITTHQGIIHQATNDPKIAFSNAEVIIITFPAMMMNDIANLIFEFADKNSIIGVVPGNGGSECAFKKCIERGNVFFGIERVPAIARLISKGKTVKSTGYRNELHVASIPKSEVDKCCKLVQDIFEIPCLPIPNYLNLTLTPSNPILHTTRLRTIFKDYYKGKVYSSLPLFYEEWDDESSKLLFACDNEVQMLCQVFPEFQLEYVKSLREHYESPTIESMTKKISSIQAFKGLKTPAVSVEGGFVPDFHSRYFTADFSYGLTIIKQIADLSEVETPCIDSVLTWYKKIAVEKNEFRFLDYGISSLSDIKQFYLNKG, encoded by the coding sequence ATGAGGATAACTATAGTTGGTGGTGGAAATATAGGCACACAGTTTGCAGTACATTGTGCTGAAAAATGTCATGATGTAATTGTATATACATCTGCACCCGATTTATATGATGGTTGTTTGAACATAGTTGATGAGAATGGAATTACTACTCATCAAGGTATAATTCATCAGGCAACAAATGATCCGAAAATAGCTTTTTCTAATGCCGAAGTAATTATTATTACTTTTCCTGCAATGATGATGAACGATATAGCAAATTTAATATTTGAATTTGCGGATAAAAATTCAATCATTGGAGTTGTTCCGGGAAATGGAGGAAGCGAGTGTGCATTTAAAAAATGCATAGAAAGAGGAAATGTTTTCTTTGGCATCGAAAGAGTACCTGCTATTGCAAGACTTATTTCAAAGGGCAAAACTGTTAAATCTACTGGATATAGAAATGAACTTCATGTTGCATCTATTCCAAAGAGTGAAGTGGATAAATGCTGTAAGTTAGTACAAGATATATTTGAAATCCCATGTTTACCGATTCCGAATTATCTCAATCTTACGTTAACACCTTCTAATCCTATACTTCATACAACAAGGCTTCGCACAATTTTTAAAGATTATTACAAAGGAAAGGTTTATTCTTCACTTCCGTTGTTTTATGAGGAATGGGACGATGAGTCTTCTAAATTGTTATTTGCGTGTGATAATGAAGTTCAGATGCTTTGTCAAGTATTTCCTGAATTTCAATTAGAATATGTTAAGTCTTTGCGTGAGCACTATGAAAGTCCTACAATCGAATCAATGACAAAGAAAATTTCAAGTATCCAGGCTTTTAAGGGATTAAAGACACCCGCTGTTTCTGTAGAAGGTGGATTTGTTCCGGATTTTCATTCGAGATATTTTACAGCTGATTTTTCATATGGACTTACAATAATAAAACAAATTGCAGATTTGTCAGAAGTTGAAACCCCATGTATTGATTCTGTCCTTACCTGGTATAAAAAAATTGCTGTTGAGAAAAATGAGTTCCGCTTCTTAGATTATGGAATCTCATCTTTAAGTGATATAAAGCAGTTTTATTTAAATAAGGGGTGA
- a CDS encoding phosphocholine cytidylyltransferase family protein: MQAIILAAGMGKRLKELTQNNTKCMVKVNGVTLIDRMLHQIEEQKVSRIIIVVGYEGQKLIDYISTLGIKTPIEYINNPIYDKTNNIYSLALAKDWLCKEDTLLFESDLIFEDSVLEALVSDPRDTLALVDKYESWMDGTCVKLSDDDSIEAFVPGKKFKFNEIKEYYKTVNLYKFSKHFSETHYVPFLDAYQAALGENEYYEQVFTSYYNA; this comes from the coding sequence ATGCAAGCAATTATATTAGCAGCAGGAATGGGAAAAAGACTTAAAGAATTAACGCAGAATAACACGAAGTGTATGGTTAAAGTTAATGGTGTTACTCTAATTGATCGTATGCTTCATCAGATTGAGGAACAGAAAGTTTCTCGTATTATTATTGTCGTTGGGTATGAAGGTCAGAAACTGATTGATTACATTAGTACACTCGGCATTAAAACGCCTATTGAGTATATAAACAATCCAATCTATGACAAGACTAATAACATTTATTCTCTTGCTCTTGCAAAAGACTGGCTTTGTAAGGAAGATACTTTGCTTTTTGAATCAGATCTTATCTTTGAGGACAGTGTACTTGAGGCACTTGTTTCTGATCCAAGAGATACACTTGCTTTAGTTGATAAATATGAAAGCTGGATGGACGGAACATGTGTCAAGCTTTCTGATGATGACAGTATTGAGGCATTTGTTCCGGGAAAGAAGTTTAAGTTTAATGAAATAAAAGAATATTATAAAACTGTAAACCTTTATAAATTCAGTAAACATTTTTCAGAAACTCATTATGTACCGTTTCTTGATGCATATCAAGCTGCATTAGGTGAAAATGAGTATTATGAACAGGTTTTTACGAGTTATTACAATGCTTGA